GAAGGAGCAGGCCCGGCGCGCCAAGGACGAGAGCCGGCGGGCCCGTGAGGAGGCCCAGCGGGCCCGGCGCCAGGCCAAGGAGGCGCAGGAGCGGGCGCGGGAGCAGGCCCAGGAAGAGGTGCAGCGAATCGCCCGGCGGGTCCAGGAGCAGGTGCAGGACCACTTCGCGCGGGGCGACTGGCCCACGGGGGTGCGTGAGGGGCTCACCGAACTGGCCAAGGAGTTCGGCGAGTTCGGGAAGGACTACGGCAAGGAGTTCGGGAAGGACTTCGGGTTCGGCCGGGGCGGTGAGGCGGGGCACGGCCGGAAGTCGGCGAAGTCGGCACCGGCGCCCGAGTACAGCCAGACCCCGGAGGACTTCCCGGCCGACTACGAGCCGTCCTGGGCCCACGAGACGGACACCGGCGACCCGGCCCGTGACCTGGACCGCCTCCTCGACCGCTTCCGCGACGACATCCGTGACGCGGCCCGCGACCACGGCGTCACCCCGGACCAACTCCGGGACGCGCGCCGCCACTTGTCGGCAGCGGCGGCCCACATCGGAGCGCTGCTGCGGACACCGAAGGCCTGAGCACCGGCGAGGACATCGGGCCTCGGGACCGGCGAGGACGTCGGGCCTGAGCGCCGGCGCGAACGCCTCCGGTGGTGCCGTCGACCGCGTCGGCACCACCGGATCAAGCGTCAACATTGGCGCCGTAGGAGGACAACGCCCCGCCGCCCGGGCCTCTCCGCCCGGGCCGCCCTCACCTCTCAGCCCACCCTCACCTCTCAGCCCGCCTTCGCCTCTCCCCCGCCATAGAGGACACGGACCAGCGACTCGCACGTCACCCCGTGATCGGCGAGGACCTCGGCGGCGACCCCGGGCCCCTCGGCGAGGGCCAGCAGAAGGTGCTCGTCGCCGACATGCCGGTCCTTGCGACCGACGGCGACCCGCAACGCCCGTACCAGGACGTCCTTGGCGCTCCGGCTGAACGGACGGCGTCCCGACCACCCGGCCCACCGTCCCGCCCCCGCCCCCGCCCGGCCGCCGGCCATCGCACCGGCACCGTGCACCTCCTCGACCCGGGCGACGATCTCCGACACGTCGATGCCCAACCCCGCCAACGCGTCGGTGTCGGCCTGGGACAGCCCGCCGCGCCGACGGGCCTCGCCCAGAGCCTGCCGTACCGAATCCAGCCATCCCGCGCCGCCGACCGAGGCGAGCGCGAACGACGCCCGGCTGCCCTCCCGGTCGAGCAGCGAGAGCAACAGGTGCTCGGCGTCGACGGTCTCCGACCCACCCCG
This DNA window, taken from Streptomyces sp. NBC_00663, encodes the following:
- a CDS encoding Clp protease N-terminal domain-containing protein, with translation MFERFTKEAREVVTGAVAHAERGGSETVDAEHLLLSLLDREGSRASFALASVGGAGWLDSVRQALGEARRRGGLSQADTDALAGLGIDVSEIVARVEEVHGAGAMAGGRAGAGAGRWAGWSGRRPFSRSAKDVLVRALRVAVGRKDRHVGDEHLLLALAEGPGVAAEVLADHGVTCESLVRVLYGGGEAKAG
- a CDS encoding PadR family transcriptional regulator, with amino-acid sequence MPPVFAHGRLRLYLLKLLDEAPRHGYEVIRLLEERFQGLYAPSAGTVYPRLAKLEAEGLVTHTTEGGRKVYAITDAGRAELADRSGELADLELEIRESVAELAAEIRADVRGAAGDLRREMRAAASEARRGGGDGARVPDGGLGDFAEHADNESWRAAKEEMRRVKQEWKEQARRAKDESRRAREEAQRARRQAKEAQERAREQAQEEVQRIARRVQEQVQDHFARGDWPTGVREGLTELAKEFGEFGKDYGKEFGKDFGFGRGGEAGHGRKSAKSAPAPEYSQTPEDFPADYEPSWAHETDTGDPARDLDRLLDRFRDDIRDAARDHGVTPDQLRDARRHLSAAAAHIGALLRTPKA